Proteins found in one Actinokineospora alba genomic segment:
- a CDS encoding MFS transporter → MPLSRLATLSARFIPADSLRRKLIAIRLAESIGKGVFISGSVVYFTLHVGLSAGQVGLGLSAAGFSGLLSSIAFGMVADRMNRRRLLSILFVTLAVGFSLYSLVDNVIAFYVLVMCVGFVEYGTSPTTSALLGTLVPPEERVRLKAMMRSVFNIGFSLGIGVAAAAALSPRLLVMIPLTTAVLMIAAAVLVTRLPEGEAKPIPSGLRRFAAVRDLPFLGVIGVSTVLASHVTIVLVTLPLWALTRTSMPHFVVPLLLIFNTVFVILFQVRASKGAETVLGASRIARRSGYWLAAGCLTVAVTALNSNVILVSGAIIAAVLVLSVAEIMQSASAWGLGFGLAPEHAQGEYLGAFDLHVISQNIIGPAILSGIVIAFGFWGWVAIAAVVLVASALIAPAARRSERKLAASSPEPAELSTVSA, encoded by the coding sequence ATGCCCCTGTCCCGTCTCGCCACCCTCTCCGCCCGGTTCATCCCGGCTGATTCGCTGCGCCGCAAGCTGATCGCGATCCGGCTCGCCGAATCGATCGGCAAGGGCGTGTTCATCAGCGGCAGCGTCGTGTACTTCACGCTGCACGTCGGCCTCAGCGCGGGCCAGGTCGGCCTCGGCCTGTCCGCCGCGGGTTTCTCCGGACTGCTCTCGTCCATCGCGTTCGGCATGGTCGCCGACCGAATGAACCGGCGCAGGCTGCTGAGCATCCTGTTCGTCACCCTCGCGGTCGGGTTCTCACTGTATTCGTTGGTGGACAACGTCATCGCGTTCTACGTGCTCGTCATGTGCGTCGGTTTCGTCGAGTACGGCACGAGTCCGACCACGAGCGCGCTGCTGGGCACGCTCGTGCCACCGGAGGAGCGGGTCCGGCTCAAGGCGATGATGCGGTCGGTGTTCAACATCGGCTTCAGCCTCGGCATCGGGGTCGCCGCGGCCGCCGCCCTGAGCCCGAGACTGCTCGTGATGATCCCGCTGACCACCGCGGTGCTGATGATCGCCGCCGCGGTGCTGGTGACCCGGCTGCCCGAGGGTGAGGCCAAGCCGATCCCGAGTGGACTGCGCCGCTTCGCCGCGGTGCGCGACCTGCCTTTCCTCGGTGTCATCGGGGTTTCGACCGTGCTCGCCTCGCACGTCACCATCGTCCTGGTCACCTTGCCGCTGTGGGCGCTGACCCGCACCTCGATGCCGCACTTCGTCGTCCCGCTGCTGCTGATCTTCAACACGGTCTTCGTGATCCTGTTCCAGGTCCGGGCCAGCAAGGGCGCCGAGACGGTGCTGGGCGCGTCCCGCATCGCCCGACGATCGGGCTACTGGCTCGCGGCGGGCTGCCTCACGGTGGCCGTGACCGCTTTGAACAGCAACGTCATTCTCGTGTCGGGCGCCATCATCGCCGCGGTGCTGGTGCTCTCGGTCGCCGAGATCATGCAGTCGGCCTCGGCCTGGGGCCTGGGCTTCGGCCTGGCCCCCGAACACGCCCAGGGTGAGTACCTTGGCGCGTTCGACCTGCATGTGATCAGCCAGAACATCATCGGCCCGGCGATTCTCTCCGGCATCGTCATCGCGTTCGGCTTCTGGGGCTGGGTGGCCATCGCCGCCGTCGTGCTCGTCGCGTCGGCCCTCATCGCCCCGGCCGCGCGGCGCAGCGAACGCAAGCTGGCGGCGTCGAGTCCCGAGCCCGCGGAACTGTCCACAGTGTCCGCCTGA
- a CDS encoding aminoglycoside phosphotransferase family protein, whose protein sequence is MDLDAITARLEPRFGKATHRWVPGLPDRVAALVSEWDLRLGAEFKSGNSSVVLSCKSPAGDAILKLSPDAYAVGEETEMLRQFAASGRVPAVFEAARGAVLLEAVHPGALVEKLPVPPSPAEYAAFLTDLHSAGDPASAPRKLADWIDVLFNSATKRGADLTTSRKLRDELLAVPTDTVLLHGDLHLGNVLTDDTRGLVAIDPMACAGDPCFDAVDYVLEGLDRAEMVRRRDELAAAADIDVQRLDAWCRVTAPIGATHVSNPGHRAELAAFGRGEY, encoded by the coding sequence TTGGATCTCGACGCCATCACCGCCCGACTGGAACCCCGGTTCGGCAAGGCGACGCACAGATGGGTGCCCGGCCTCCCGGACCGGGTGGCGGCACTGGTCAGCGAGTGGGACTTGCGGCTCGGCGCCGAGTTCAAGTCCGGCAACTCCTCGGTCGTGCTCAGCTGCAAGTCCCCGGCCGGGGACGCGATCCTGAAGCTCTCCCCCGACGCGTACGCCGTGGGCGAGGAAACCGAGATGCTGCGCCAGTTCGCGGCCTCCGGCCGGGTGCCCGCCGTGTTCGAAGCCGCACGTGGGGCGGTACTCCTGGAAGCCGTGCATCCCGGTGCCCTGGTGGAGAAGCTGCCGGTGCCGCCCTCCCCCGCCGAGTACGCCGCGTTCCTGACCGACCTGCACTCCGCGGGCGACCCGGCGAGCGCGCCGCGCAAGCTCGCGGACTGGATCGACGTGCTGTTCAACTCCGCGACCAAGCGGGGCGCCGACCTCACCACGTCCCGGAAGCTGCGCGACGAACTGCTGGCCGTTCCCACCGACACGGTCCTGCTCCACGGCGATTTGCACTTGGGCAACGTGCTGACCGACGACACCCGCGGCCTGGTCGCGATCGACCCGATGGCCTGCGCGGGTGACCCCTGTTTCGACGCCGTCGACTACGTCCTGGAAGGACTCGACCGCGCGGAGATGGTCCGGCGGCGCGACGAACTGGCCGCGGCGGCCGACATCGACGTCCAGCGGCTCGACGCGTGGTGCCGGGTGACCGCGCCGATCGGGGCGACGCACGTCAGCAACCCCGGCCACCGCGCGGAACTGGCCGCGTTCGGCCGCGGCGAGTACTGA